The window GCCTGAGTGTCCGAACCGCCGTCCAACAGCACCGTGAAGCCGTTGACGGCGAAGAAGGCACAGTCGCCTCGGCCGGCAGGAAAGACGTAGCAGCAGGGACGGGACAGCTTGAGGAAACCAACAGTGatgggaggaggcaggaggtcGAAGGTGGACGGAGGGCAAAGGGTGCCGGAGATGAGGGAGGTGAAGTCCCCCAGGGCCTCCATGGCAGGCAGCACCTCTGGGGGATTGATGTGGAGCATGAACGGACGCTGCTGAGGCTGGTTCCCCAAGAGAGTATTCCTCCACTCGCCGATGTTGGGACAGCTGAGGGTCAGGCTGAGcttagaggaggaggaggcagagctcTCTTCATCGAGaaactgaacacacagagacaacagtCAATTGTAATTTTTAGTCCACATTGCCGGGGTGAATATTATTCACTATGTTATCTTATTATCTGAAGATTCATATTGGGATATTGTGTTCGTAAGAAAGAAAAtgctaacaaaacaaaaagatatgTTTGCCTCCTGGTCAGAAGATATCTTCAGTATTttgattctttaaaaacccaatTTGAAAAATTTGaatgttatattttcacatgtgatgtgtttttgtgagaaaagagaaaagatgaatatcagctgatatattATCAGATTCTTTTAAATACATCAGCATGAGACTTACTGGTGTATGGGGGAATAAGTTGCTTGACAAATGTTAACATTGtgtatattttgactttatatCTACTTAATTGTTCCAATAATTTTAGTCAACTCTCATATATTTCTTGGTTGCATCTCCTCagaatgtgatttgtttttctgtctttaagaTCAATGTAAATGCAACGTGAGTTTGGGCTGCTGGTCAAACAAGATCATCAGAAATACTTCATTGATCTTCAGGGGAAAATGAGGTAAAGAACCAAGTGTGGAGAtgctggggattgaacccagGACCTCATACATGCGAAGCACGCGCTCTACAACTGAGCTACATCCCCTCTTTAAGCACTGGATTGGATTCTTGCTACCATTGCTCCTCAAAGTAGAAGCAGTACCGATAATGCAGGgattttttcctttattttcatgaaacaaatcaagagaaaataagcagcaaataattaatttgtctTGTACTTGCAGcgttaaaataaaactaaatttgtaTTGATCAATAATATAAGCAACATTATATAACATACAACAGTTTGATGCAGATAAATACaaatgggggtgggggtgtcaCCTGCTCTGTCAGTATTTGTTTCAGCTGGTTTGGTGAAAACAGTCCTCTGTGAAACAGCAGGTCTCCGCTGTCCTCCACGCTCTGTCCACACAGGATCAAGAGCTTCTGAGCCGAATCCCTCGACAGCAGAGCAAACACCTGAGCAGGCGAGAGAGAAGGggagttgtgttgttttatattttcactgcACAGCCTTAGATGTGAGTATTTTCTGCTTTCTCTCTTCGTAGATTTGATATCTTTGAGGTTTGATGCTTAAAGTcgcacaaaataaacaatgaaaatgtagttGTTTAAAAATAGTTGTTAGTTGTGACTCATCAATTACAGTAAATCATATGACAATATTTCAGTATAGCTGCATGACACTATTTGTAATCATATTAACATCACGATAAAATAGAAAGTAAAAGgaaaatgattattaaaaacACCAATAAAGTCATGTTCCCTCCTTTGTTTCAGGTTTCAAATTGgaaaaatgcattcattttcctcatttttatccattttaaattgtcaaaatctaaataattgCACAGCTGTATCATTTTGCTTTTAACCTGGTAAACTATCTCCCATGAGCTCGATGTAGCTCTGTAGAATTTGTCCTCTCACCTCTGAATGAACCTGCTCCTGAGACGGACTGATCAGCACCTGAGTGTCCAACGCTTTGGTGCCGTGGCGCAGACACTTCTGTCCTGAGGgggcagagaaaaacaacaacagatggagagagagggacagacgaGCGAGGGACCGAGTCTCTGCTGAGGGAGTCACAGGGAACCAGCTCAAAGAGgtcagagagaaagtgaagttgggtaaaacacaaagaggaaggaagaaaagtggAAGAGCTGAGTCAGAGGGGGTGTCTGCGGACGAGATGACAACTTTACTCAGTCAGCAGTGAGGATCCAGTCTGAGGGGAAGTGGATGAACGAACGAGGCAAAGAGGCGAACACAGCCAACTGGAAAATAATGACCTAAATACGAACAAAGGTTTCTTTAACTCAAGTtagaaacaaaagagagaagCAAAATACATCACTTTCTATTGCAGTGAATTACATTCTTCACATTTTTTATGCTTTGCAAGTTTGATCTTGTGAAACTGTGGCTCACGGCTTGAGGAAGACTTAAGCGCCCAATAACAGTCTAATGTTTGTACACTGAATGTGAAGCTACATCCAGCTTAACAGGAggacacagttaaaaaaaaatggcagcACAGACAGTAGGCAGCACAGACAGTAGAGATCTAACTCTCAGCCAGAAATGAAACTACAGGGAATATATCATCCATCCTAAATCTCATCTATTTCTCTGTCAATGTTACAAAACCCTGACAAAATCACATGTTAGCACTTCACCTTATCAGaagaaaattcagttttatttaccaGATACAGAACAGACACGCTTCCCGGCTGCTGTTCTTTCCTCCCTAATGAAAAATATGTctgttcctgtctgtgtttgtcaccAATACTTCACAGCTGAGCTGTAACACGACTGCCTGTCGGCCTTTCCACTGTTTTCCCTGCTCGTCCTTGACTCTGCATactaacagagagagagagagagagagagagagagagagagagagagagagagagagagagggaggagagggagagctggCACAGCTTGGACACTATTGTTTTCTGTCCACAGGGCCCACCCATGTCAAACAATCATCCAACTGCTCCTCcactttccttccttcctccgcTGTCGACCCCTCTGACCCGCCGAGCTGGCGGGTTACCACAGAGACGGTTCTTTCTGTGAGGTCGGAGAGTTTATGGGTGGAGGGATCACACGCAGTTTCTTACCTGCACCCTTGAATGAAGCCGTGTGATGGGACAGGAACTCTTGGAGATGGAGGTTCAGGTTACAGGATTTTAAGTCAATGTCCCAGGACCGGATACCTGCAGATGTGAGAGACATTAGGCATTTGTACACAGGATTTATATGCTAAAAACCACAATATTAACCATGTTTGACCATTTTCTTGTCCTATTCCTACATTGTGTTTTGACGTgtgatagaaataaaatattctaTTTGGTTCAAATACAGGTTCATATATGTTTCCCGCAGCCAACATCAGCCATCTTTGCAAAAACAACGGACACGATAAGACAGAAAATCATGACaatgaaaaacagcaacatctcCAAATGATTATTAATTTTACAGATTATCTGAAGAACTCAgcactttaaaatgaataaaagctgCATTAGATTATCCACAAAAGAGACAgtgaaagagatgaaaacatggctgtttgtctgagctcATTAAAAGTTGATGATATACTGGTGGTGAGTGGTTTGCATGGTTTAGTGTTGGGACCAGTGGGAATGATAAATATCTCGATTTCTCGATTTCTCTCTCACATCAATCATTacgtttcagtttcagttttctaTTATCAAAGCCTTTTCGCATAGATTATGAGCTCAAATGTGGCATCATTAAACATCCTCATACATCTATGAGACTCACAGATTATAACGCATTATTACAGCGTCATGCCTTTCCGCCTCTGTACCCACAGTCTCTTAATGGCACGTCGTTCACAAGTGGATATGTGTTGACTGAACATCCGCCCTGCAACATTTCCCTCAAAGCTTCTCCATAAAACGATAAGTGATGCGAAAGCAGCTCCTGCAGGCTGCTTTTAATTATAACGCGTCcacagggagcagcagcagcagcgaggaggaggaggaggaggtgatgctGATGGTGGAGCATCTCCAGATGACGCATCCTCGGTCAGTGGGGTGGATAAAATCACATATAAACACTGCAACGGGGTCAGTGTCACACCCTCGCCGATGAGAGGTCTGCATcggatttgttttcctccattaAACATTACGCACAGTGGCTATAAGAGGGTGGTTTGAAATGCACGTACCTCGCTGGATCTCCCTGCTGatgtgcgcctgtgtgtgtccgAGGTGAGCGGTGCGTCCGACGATGATGAGCACGGAGTATTTGTGCGGGCAGAAGTCGAGGTTTGCGGTGCAGGCTGCGCGTCTCGGCTCCTCCCGGACCTCCCTCTCCAGCACCCGGCTGGACGCCATGTTGGAAACTTGCGTTGGGATGTGATGTCATTgaatagggggaaaaaaaaaacaccctgcaAGCGCCTTTTATTATTACAGGGAGatgacagctgatgtgttggaATGCAGCCGTGCATTAGGGAATGTGAAGGAAGAGGCTGAATTATTGATGACGCACGGAAAAAGGGGATCGATatcgtttttattgttttattgttttccttttaagtGGCGCAGAGTGACCGTTATAATCAAATGACCAACAAGTGATGGTCAtgcaataatatatattttttaattactaCATCTTCATAATACTACACATTTGTAAAGTTTATCCCTCTTGTACACAGACACATCATTGAATCCAAAGAGTTTATTTATTGGCtttattgtgaaaaatgttTCCAGAGACCAAATTTATCAACATACAGAACAACGACCTAAAAATATGACCAAAACACTGATTTGTGACAAATGCCAcattcaaacagacacattcacaagaTGCCTTAATCCTACACAAATAACTTCCCCAGCCTACGATCACAAactctgagaaaacacaaagacaaacacagaacattGAACCTACCTAAAATAATATGGGGCAAggtttataaaagaaaaacgtCCTTTATTAATGACATGCAGTACTACaactaattttttttttattatcatcacaAGAAGAATAACAACAGTTGCAGCCATATCTCACAATAAGGAGGGGACACCTTCTTGTTTTGACCTCAAACCCCCGGGCTCTCTCCCGCCATCTCTTGTTTTCTTGGGTTCTTCTTTCACAAACATTTAAGAACATAGAAGTTGCAGGAAGTCCCCCGGGGACAGCTGCACATGGTACCAATACGCGCGCCTTTACGCACGGCGCATGGCtcccctgcatcacactgggaagacaaaaacaacattgattCAGTAAATTGCAGATATGGGTTATGGAGTTATTTTCTAGATAATGACGAAAATGAAGGTGTTTCCAAAGTCTTATTTGCATAACTCGATCTAAAAGTAATTTACCCAGATACAAAGATTTCAAAGTTTCCAAATTGCAGACTGAACAAATCCTTTGTCCTCtccaaaattattatttatattatatacaatgTTACTAAGAAACACCAATAATCCAAAGAAGTTAGTGCAACAGATTCACAgagctgaaaatgtgtttacttACCGAAGGCAACCAGCCAAGCTTTTTCTCAGAGGGCATCTCCTTgctcctcagcttctccagcacTTCTTGCAACGCATCAATCTGCACAGGGATAAAGTATTTTTGTAAAAGAAATCATGCTTTTAAAACGCAACACGGTGTGAACCTGAATAGCTCAGACATGTTGGGTATAGATCTTCAATACCTGTTCTATAGAATAAGTTGTAAGAGTGTCACTTTTCTGAACAATGTAATGTTTCATGAATCCAGCtgaaaacatgtcacacatCTCTCACCAGGTCTTTCTCCTGTTGTCTTTTCGGCGAGAAATCCAACGAGCGCGTCTCCAGTGAAGAGTCTCCCTCTGCACGAGCGAGCCACAGGTACGCACAGCAGCAGGTGACCGCGAGGAGGAGAGCTCGTGTGCTGACCATGGTGCTGAAACACAGGcgggatgaagaagaggaggaggaggaagggtccTTGTCTTCAGCAGGTGGAGGGTCTGGAGCGTCTCCTGGACAGAGATCCCCCTCTTTATAGCTGCTCCTCATCAGCCGGCCTCTGAAATATTCATGGGGACTCTGACATGGGTGACACCACTcagcacctttgtgtgtttaaccGGAAGGCTGGTTAGAGGTGGGTTAACATTTGATAAAACATATTTGACAAAGTATAGGTGTTTGATGTAAAAACCCTTCCCCTCACATCTTTTGTTCTCGCTTCCGATCTATTTCAGTTGAGCCATAGGAAAAAAAATCGAGTTTTAATCAAGTTTGAAATCAGAAAAACTGGTCTTTTCATTAAATCTCTCTGTTGTGCAAACCGAGCATTTGAGTGACACATGTATATGACTCACCGATGAGTCATTTTGATGtgtcagaaaacagaaaacaccacacacagtgaacagtgaATCAGAATAAGAAACAATCTAATCTTGAAATGTAACATCGTGAGGAGGGGGGCTGATATAAATGCAGATATTTCCCTTCTCTGTTTCACTGCTAACCTTTTCTGTCCATCTTCTTGTGTCACCTCTGTTCAATAAAGAAATCAGACCTCCGGTTAACCCACACTGACATCAATCTGCAATCAGGATCCAATTTCCTTTCATTGGAATAACCCTTAAgcagtgtgtaagtgtgtgtgtgtgtgtgtgtgtgtgtgtgtgtgtgtgtgtgtgtgtgtgtgtgtgtgtgtgtgtgtgtgtgtgtgtgtctgtgtttacacacCGACAATGTCAGAGACCATACGTCACTGGCAAGTCACGTAACCCCTGAGGGACAATTCCTCCATCATGTTGGTCCTGATCTCCTCCACTGTCTCATGGGGGAAACGGCAGGCAACAGCATTAGAACAGAGGTCGATACAGGAAACGTTTTACTCCCCCCATGAAATATTTCAAGGTGTAATTTGAGGGGGATTTGGTTTGACACAATTTTAACATTGATGTAACAGCAAACAGGACTTTTGTCACCAACAAACATGCAGCTAAGCTGGTGGAGCAGTCAGGGATTGGTTGGTTTAGGCACAAAAAGGGAAAGATTGTGGTCGagatcaaaatgtatttgtttgttgacACGGTTACAAGAGTGTTTGAAGTTTGGGGCCATTCCCATGAAATCAATAGCTTTAAAATTATGattaaaattacataaaaaccaCGAGTTGTTTCTTCTGATCATGCCTGATTGCAGTTTGCAGACGCCTTGATTACGACTGCATGCTGCAACAAGATGACAACGGCTAAATAGATTCCATCTTCTGCCAGATGTTGGAGAACCGCACGATTCCAAGATGGAGATGGAGGCTTTAGAGAATCTTCAGGAGCGGAAACCAATTTACTGAGTAAGGTTAAAATAGACAATGGAcagtaaagaaaatgtaaaacttaaatattttttaagtttattccataattaaataaatataagtagTTTGCCGACCTTCTTAAGACTGCATGGCCACTGCATGATCTCCCATGGACCTGATCTCTGCCCATGTCTTGATATGTTTTGTCATATTCACTCTTCTAATAATCAATGTAGACTTGAGCAGGAATCATgaaaaaacagagcaaagaCTGAATTCAGACATTGTTTCTCAGGGACATGTTGGACGAGCCCTCGTGAAAACACTGAGagattctgactctgactccGAGAATGAAGAAGAGTTTACACTAcaatatacacattttttaataaatgttggttgaacggtgggaggccctattgaaattgtaaggatttttactattattagggcccgagcactgggaggccctattgtatttcgaaggatttgtatttcccttttggggctttttcggggcctagacatgctcaaattgttaccaaagtttgcagggaattcaaaaccccaaaaagtaattgcattctggagtaatttgaaatgggcttggaaaaatggctcaacagcaccatctaaggaaaagcccctcagttagctttcaccgatctcataaaaatcgtagcccaggtgtatcatgaccagacaaacaaaaaaggtcagaggtgcaataggataaaagcaacaggaagcccgccattttgactttagtggccatatgggccattttccacatttttactttgacgtagggctttcatcagatcaacttcatatggagatgcgtgtcatcacagcaagatggagatgaaaactacctcaaagatcgattttgcgtcacacggtgtgaccgtggcgtggcatcaaagtttgattacacgccatcaaaacatgaggttctgtatctctgacatatttgttccaatcgagttccaaactagacatgtaagacaaagGTCCCGGCCTggtgacatctacacagaaatcttgacttaaaatcacagcgccacctgctggctgcaggaagtgacatgtttttactttgatgaactgctcctggctgctttacaatatacagctcaaaagagctcagtcaagtcattggatcatggtcagaattgtgacatttcctcaaaccgtgtgAACACTGAGGTGCGGCGAAGGgtcatccttcgccaaaggagatgatgttgtcataagtccagtgtgcattgtcctatcaccgccaaactgatgtctcatgatcagagaccaagcctgaacagctctattCTACTCTTtgtagttacttttgtacttttagttactttttagttactttcgtacttttagttactttttagttactttcgtacttttagttacttttagttatcgtacttttagttacgttcttacttttagttacgttCGGCTTTACGTTACGTTgcacgtgacgtgacgtgacgtgacgtgacgtgacgtgactTTACGttacgtgacgtgacgtgacatgacgtgacgtgacgttaCGTGACTTTACgctacgttacgttacgttacgttactttacgtaagttttagttactttacgtaacgttactttacgttactttatgttactttacgttactttttaggtacttttgtacttttagttactttttagttacttttgtactttcagttactttttagttactttcgtacttttagttacttttgtacttttagttactttttagttacttttagttacttttagttacttttagttactttacgtAACTTTAAGTTACTTCACGTTACGTTACggtactttacgttactttttagttacttttgtacttttagttactttttagttacttttgtacttttagttacttttgtactttcagttactttttagttactttcgtacttttagttactttagagTTGCTTTTGTACTTTGAGTTACTTTgtagttactttcgtacttttagttactttttagttactttcgtacttttagttactttttagttgcttatgtacttttagttactttttagttacttttgtacttttagttacttttgtactttcagttactttttagttactttcgtacttttagttactttttagttacgTTCGTACTTTTaggtactttttagttacttttgtacttttagttactttttagttacttttgtacttttagttacttttgtactttcagttactttgtagttactttcgtacttttagttactttttagtgcccttttctgtcagggcaggaggagaggaggaggaggccgctgattggatggatccattaagatgtgtagagtccttgttaacctcctcactctggctgtGATAGGAGGTGGTGTGAAACCCTGGGCCTCTcttggtgtgaatgagagatCCGATGGTGAGGATCATCCCAGcagtcacagtgcacagctgcagatggcTGACGTCCCCACGCGGTagaatctctgtgatgaagaggtaatacatgtaggccagagagaacagcgccagagtgaggaagaagagggtgcgTCTCCTCTTGCGGTGCGTGGCGTAGTAGTACCAGAGGACCAGGCTGGGCAGAGCTGTCAGGATGATGATGCCCAGCAGGTAGTGCAGCGCTGCGgcccggagcagcagaggcagcagcaccagggccgGGATCATGGAGATCTCCAGGTTGTCAATCAGGGCCCCGAGAACAGGAGAGTGACATCCGCTGTGAGggggtttgtgtctcagccacctgcagcgcacacattcaggcagagttacaaacacttgaaaataaaaaaacttaattaggaatgatgctaatacactttcattgatcaaactaataagatgatatgaggaaaaatcacatgttgttttcttattagaagggtcagaccctgtaattttaatattgtgctttggtgtgatgtcacacgtgtttggttttaaataaactgtaaaaagataaataaatggataaaatgaaatgaatttatgattaaatacattgcaAGTCATGAAGTCTCAGAAGGATCTGGGGCCCTGGGACATTCCTTCACTCGGCCTGAAGTTTATTGTACTAAAGCCGGGATTCCAAAACCTTTGAGTCCTTGATGCCCAAAATAACCGAGTCAGAGATATGTGACCCCCATTATCccaaaggatattttagctgagcttgttcacaaaaaatctcccatgtgcaatgtttcctgtggtgctgtaaactgacctgctgcaactgatgctgtcactcatctgtcataatcaccatgcatggtt of the Hippoglossus stenolepis isolate QCI-W04-F060 chromosome 10, HSTE1.2, whole genome shotgun sequence genome contains:
- the LOC118116743 gene encoding cocaine- and amphetamine-regulated transcript protein-like, yielding MVSTRALLLAVTCCCAYLWLARAEGDSSLETRSLDFSPKRQQEKDLIDALQEVLEKLRSKEMPSEKKLGWLPSCDAGEPCAVRKGARIGTMCSCPRGTSCNFYVLKCL